One region of Polaribacter pectinis genomic DNA includes:
- a CDS encoding DUF6943 family protein, protein MSTFELKTHKSGRTYSNPHFFILNKGLNSGKPLTNPCPNCFVVTTATEEAKNTLFHLSMMLQIGGFYAYYLKGSVIPFISIDDCRNTLKKGLKSNGNIANQMQKHINAVSVICKKEKELQNVIEKMAVLKVAYIRNCFKVMQTKEA, encoded by the coding sequence ATGTCAACTTTTGAACTAAAAACACACAAATCTGGTCGCACTTACTCGAACCCTCATTTTTTCATCTTAAACAAAGGTCTAAACAGCGGAAAACCCTTAACAAATCCCTGTCCTAATTGTTTTGTAGTAACAACTGCAACCGAAGAAGCAAAAAACACATTATTTCACTTATCGATGATGTTGCAAATAGGTGGTTTTTACGCCTACTATTTAAAAGGTAGTGTTATTCCGTTTATCTCAATAGATGATTGCAGAAACACGCTTAAAAAAGGTTTAAAATCAAATGGTAATATCGCTAATCAGATGCAAAAACATATTAATGCGGTTTCTGTTATCTGTAAAAAGGAAAAAGAGCTTCAAAATGTCATTGAAAAAATGGCAGTTTTAAAGGTTGCGTATATTCGTAATTGTTTCAAAGTAATGCAAACTAAAGAAGCTTAG
- a CDS encoding helix-turn-helix domain-containing protein translates to MITKTIQITEVSVDELADKVADKLLLKIKSYLDDLSNKENDVYLTRQETADFLKINATTLWHWTNKGKVNSYGLGNRRYYNKQEIIDTLKKNQLKLK, encoded by the coding sequence ATGATAACAAAAACAATCCAAATTACAGAAGTATCAGTTGATGAATTAGCAGATAAAGTAGCCGATAAACTATTGCTTAAAATAAAAAGCTATTTAGATGATTTAAGCAATAAAGAAAACGATGTCTATTTAACAAGACAAGAGACAGCAGATTTTTTGAAGATTAATGCAACGACACTTTGGCATTGGACAAATAAAGGTAAAGTCAATAGTTATGGTTTAGGGAATAGAAGATATTACAACAAGCAAGAAATTATAGACACATTAAAAAAGAATCAATTGAAATTAAAATAA